The sequence cattctGTTCATTGTTACACAATTATAaaacaccccctctccctccctccctccctccctccctccctccctccctccctccctccctccctccctccctccctccctccctccctccctccctccctccctccctccctccctccctccctccctccctccctccctccctccctccctccctccctccctccctctccctctccctctccctctccctctccctctccctctccctctccctctccctctccctctccctctccctctccctctccctctccctctccctctccctctccctctccctctccctctccctctccctctccctctccctctccctctccctctccctctccctctctctctctctctctctctctccgtgtagAAAAGCTTGCTGAGGCTCAGCGTCGTTTCGCCACGCTGCAGAATGAGCTGCAGTCGTCTCTGGACGCGCAGCGCGAGAGCAACGCCCCCCAGGGCCTGCGTAAGCGCAAGACCGTGTTCCACCTGTCCCAGGAGGAACGCTGCAAGCACCGCAACATCAAGGACCTGCAGCTGGCCTTCTCAGAGTTCTACCTCAGCCTCATCCTGCTGCAGAACTACCAGGTTAGACCCTGGGCCTTTCACCTTTAACCCCTGACTCTGACCTTAACCCAACTCCCAAGACAACTCCAGCCCCACAACCTTCTCAGCTCTTGATTTCTGAATCGTTTTCTAGAACCTGAACTTCACCGGCTTCCGGAAGATTCTGAAGAAGCATGACAAGATCCTGGAGACTCCTCGCGGGGCGGACTGGCGCGTGGGACAGGTGGAGGTGGCACCTTTCTACACCTGCAAGAAGATCACACAGCTCATCTCTGAgactgaggtacacacacacacacacgcgcacacacacacacgcagaggtcCAGTGctcacccaggtgtgtgtgctccccaggCCCTGGTGACTGCAGAGCTGGAAGGAGGGGATCGCCAGAAGGCCATGAAGAGGCTGAGAGTTCCTCCTCTAGGGGCggcacaggtgagaccccaccccccactcccccaccccccactcccccacccccccctccccacccccctcccacctcaacCAGGAGGCTGGTCCATCTTCTCTTAAACAATACTGACTACAatgcctgtctttctttctgtctgtctggaattctgtctgtctctctcctccccagcctgccCTGGCCTGGACAACCTTCCGTGTGGGTCTGTACTGTGGAGTCTTCATCGTGCTGGCCATCGCCTTCATCCTCACCGGTACGTTCCCCCCCGTCTAGCTGCACCAGGGTGCTAGAAGGTTCCGTGGTGGTCCTGAGAGCAGGGGGACCAGGGTGCTAGAAGGTTCCGTGGTGGTCCTGAGAGCAGCTGTACCAGGGTGCTAGAAGGTTCTGTTGTGGTCCTGAGAGCAGCTGTACCAGGGTGCTAGAAGGTTCCGTGGTGGTCCTGAGAGCAGCTGTACCAGGGTGCTAGAAGGTTCTGTTGTGGTCCTGAGAGCAGCTGTACCAGGGTGCTAGAAGGTTCCGTGGTGGTCCTGAGAGCCTGCTTGTTGTTCCCCAGGCATCGTGCTCATCAGCCGTGAGAACATGTGGCCCCTGGTCCGGATCTACCGTGGCGGCTTCCTGCTGATCgagttcctcttcctgttgggCATCAACACGTACGGCTGGCGGCAGGCAGGGGTCAACCATGTCCTCATCTTCGAGCTCAACCCCCGGAGCAACCTGTCCCACCAGCACCTGTTTgaggtctgcacacacacacacacacacacacacatacattaacccccccccccacacacacacacacacaacacctgctTTCTTACCCCTTCGCCCTTACTGCCGTGGTATTGGTTATGGttctgatgcgtgtgtgtgtgtgtgtgtgtttcctccagaTCGCTGGCTTCCTGGGGGTGCTGTGGAGTCTGAGCATCCTGTCGTGTCTGTACTCAGAGTTCACCTACCTGCCCATGCAGATCAACCCTCTCATCTTCTACggcttcatcctcctcttcctcatcaacCCCTTCAAGACCGGCTACTACAAGTCCCGCTTCTGGCTGCTCAAGCtgctggtgagagtgtgtgtgtgtgtgtgtgagagtgtgtgtgtgagagtgtgtgtgtgagagtgtgtgtgtgtgtgtgtgtgcacaggttcATGCCTTCTCAGTACACAGATATCCGTACAACATCTCATGTCTGTACTGACCTCCTCTTTTCTTTGTGTGAGCTtgatgggaggtggggatgggggaggcaatggaggagggaggagggggcagaggaaaGGTTCCCctgtaggagagggagggaggccagagGGGGTAATAGAATGCAGCCTGGTCTcatgggagctgtgtgtgtgaccgcgcAATCATTACTGGGATGAATCCATCAGGATGCAGCCccgctcctccatcctcctccctcctccctccctcctccctccctcctccctccctcctccctccctcctcctccctcctcctccatcctcctccctcctccctccctcctccctccctcctccctccctccctcctccctcctctccactccccccaAACCTCTCCTTGCCCTCCctttccccatcctcctctctttatcctcctctcatcttttctctcctctactcatcaccagctcatcctcccctcctccaagcacatcccactcgctcaccccccccccccccccccctcgcccgccctcctctcttcctctctctcccccggccGTATCCCAGCCTCTCTATAGTGTTACTTAGTCCTGATTGGGCTTGGAGGGAGCCTTCctccagacagtcagacagacagacagtcagacagacagacagacagacagacagtcagacagtcagacagtcagacagtcagacagtcagacagtcagacagtcagacagacagacagacagacagacagacagacagacagtcagacagtcagtcagtcagtcagtcagtcagtcagtcagtcagatatTTCATGTCCTGAGATGAAAAGACAAACCTCTGAATCCACCTGAGGCTCTGCAGTGTTTGTCTTCGAAATGAACACCTCTGCTGTTGACACCAGCCTGTCCCAGAGAAGGCCATGGGATGGAGACACGATCAATACCATCAATACAGACACAGATTGGCAGGGGTCGGGAGAATATATATTGCAAAGGAGTTAGTATATATTATGGGATGGATCAATAGTCATTTGACATCTGTGGCTCAGTTGTatgggtgggggaggtgtgtgtgtgtgtgaggggaaggtaagggtgagggagtgcgcgtgtgtgtgtgtgtgtgtgtgtgtacaggaaggtACAGTAGCTGGTGAATGTCATTGTGAGCCTGAGGGCagcaagaagaggaggggggtgggggtgtatgCGGGAGGCGGGGTGTGCAGTGTATGGGCCCCTCCACCTGTCCTGGTCAGTAACCAGGACCACAACCACCCTACTGGATGAGACGAGATCTCTCACCTGATGTGACTCCTCGTAATGaatgtctccttcctcctctcctccctcctcctctcctccctcctcctctcctcctccctccctccctccctacctcctcctctcctcctccctcccttgcccctcccttcctcctcctcttctccctccctctctcctccctccctgcctccctccctccctcctcctcctctccttcctcctcctcctctcctccctccctcgctcctccctctctcctccctcccttcctccctcccctcctccctccctccctccctccccctcctctcctccctcagttcCGTGTTTTCACGGCTCCGTTCCACCGCGTGGAGTTTGCAGACTTCTGGCTGGCTGACCAGCTGAACTCTCTGGTGATCGTTCTGATGGACCTGGAGTACCTGGTGTGCTTCTACGTATTTGAGCTCAAGTGGAACGAACGAGACGGCCTGCTGCCTGTCCACAaaagtgaggacacacacatgcctaaaacacacacacacatgcctaaaacacacacacacacacacaaatgctcacTTGTTCAAAAATCAGCAGACAGTTTGGTTACAccatcttccccccctcctccccctgccaggTGACTACATGTGCCACTCCTACTCGTACGGCCTGCGTGCCATCATCCAGTGTCTGCCCGCCTGGTTCCGCTTCGTCCAGTGTTTGAGGCGTTACCGTGACACCAAGCGGGCATTCCCTCACCTGGTCAACGCCGGCAAATACTCAACCACCTTCTTCGTGGTCACCTTCGCTGCCCTGTACAGCACTCAcagaggtaagacacacacacatcagtatgacacacacagaaagggatTGTGGGACAATCTTGTTGAACAAACAGTCTGGATACATGTAGCTACCGTACCTAGGATACCCAGGGCTGGTCTGTCTGATAGACAGTGTTTCTCCCTGTAGCTTTCTGTAAGAGACACTGAGCAGCGGTCTGCAGAGTGTTGTAGAAGGATGCGTGGGAGGTGTACAGACTCAGGCAGCaatcaggagacagagaggaacaaCATCTCCACATGaatacagggagagggagggagggagggggtgagggagagagagagataagtagagggaatgaagaggaagagtaacacgaggagggggaggaggagggggagagagcaagagaacagagggatgtcgtagacagagagaaagagagagagaagaaagtggACTATCAAGCGGGATGTCGTCATTAGAAGTCAAGGCTCTTCCCTCCAGACAGCGGGACAATTCGATCCAGGTTATTGTGATTCAGAAGTCttatcacagacagacagtgtacaGAGACTCACTTATCCATGCTTGTCTCCTAGCTAAGCCTCACAGCTCTGTCCCAACTACTGAGTTCAAAGGCACTCGCTAAGCTGTTATTGCCAGTATGGAGTTTATGTGGTTGCTATTCCATGACATGGCACAATTATATATTTATCTTGGAAATGCCAGCTCCTTCTAACTTGAGCCCAACCTTTCAACCCTCCAAATGTTACATCTCAGCAGGACCTCCAGGTTCATTCGTTGATTTGAATttagatcagtgtgtgtgtgtgtgtgtgtttgtgtgtgcgtgcgtgagcatgtgtgtgtgtgtgtttgtgtgtgcgtgcgtgagcatgtgtgtttgtgtgtgcaaccATTCTTGATAATGCAAATACATGAGAAGGCAACGGAtacggaggaagagagagtgagaaagctggagggagggagggagaaagaggagttgGAGAGGTGTGGGGTTGTTGGAGGAAGCAAACCATTAGAAGGTTTCCCGGCTGAACGACTCCAGCCTGGCTAGCAGCCTCTTCTCATCTTCTATGCCGTCTGaagtctccatccctcctttctttcctcctgctaatggagaggtagagggggttaagtgagaggggatgaagggagcaTGAAAGAAAAGATGAAACCAAGAGGAATACAAGAAATGATCACTTAACTCTACGTTGTTGGCATGACTACAAATTCCAAGTGTTCTGGAAAGTGTTTGTTGTTAGTTATCTATAGCACTAGATGTTTGAAGTACATTTCCTATTGATTCATTAATTTATTTAGAATGAACACATTCTTCAAAGCTTAGGTGGATTAAAGAGTGTACCCTGGATGTGAATATGATCTAGTTTTagcaccagccagccagcagagcagagcacgaCAGCGTGAGGTCCTGTCCTCACAGCTGGTCTCCTGCCGTCACAGCTCTGCCGGCTCTGTGCAGACATGCCCTCTGGCTGTCCTCCCTGCAGCCAGGCCTGTGGCCGAGGCCCAGACCTCCAGGAACCCCAGGACCTGCTCTCCCCTCGGAGCAGGAGCTACCTCCGTCTGCTGGGGGAGTGCTCCTCTGCCAGGGAGCGTTGTTTTGGTATTCAAAACATCGCTTTTAACTGATGTGTACGGCCAAGAAAACGTGTTAGAGAGCCAGTTAGCCGGATACACAAAACAGATGCAAAAATAGAATCTTGCCCAGATAACGTTGGATTGTGACTCATAGGAATGTAGTGTTAGATGGCGAGGATGTGAGCTTTGAGGCCTAACTGTTTACGTTAATTCAGCTGTTGTGCGATGAGGATATCCTGGCTCTCTAGGCGATCCAGGACGTCAGCCTAGTCTTGATCGGGGATCAGTGTGGGATGTGTTGCTGTGCGTTAGGGTTATCCGCACAGCTGCTTAGCATGCAGGGGAGCCTGGTGCTAACGCTAGCTCTATTGCTAATAAAACCCCATAGGAACCAGCCAGGCTAAAGGGACAGAGATACTGCTGTGTTGTCTATACTGCTATAGGCTATGATAGTTTTATtgaagaaagagatgaaggaaagagagagaaaaggagagagagggagaaggagaaaggaggagtggGATTTGTGATGGCGAGACTGTTGGCTGAGATCTACTGTAGGCCGAGAGGTGGGACCCAGAAATGAACCAGAATAAGTGAAACCAGGGAATGAACGAAGGactagaggagtggagggagcgagggatgtCAGAGGACAAAAGACTGGAGCTGtacggagagagggaagggagggaggagaggaggatggactagttaaaggagagcaatgggagggagggcttgctggaggagtgtgtgctGTAATTACGTGCCTGCGGCAGAAATACTCCAGAGTACAGTCGTCTCTAGTGGACGTACACTGCTGGAATAGACAtaggatacgcacacacacgtacgcacgcacacacacagacactgatcTGATATGGGCTGACCCTTGCCTCACCCCTGCTCAGACCAGATCCACTCTACCATCTCTTCCATCACTCGTTTCTGGGAGGGGTACTGACCGGACACGCTGAGAGCTAGCTTTCTGCTACACATGAAATTAACCAATTCATAAATGTacaaataaatgaatatattaaTTTATAGATGGATGAGTGCGTCCGTGGATGAATACATAAATGAGCAGAGAAGACAGATTAAAAAAATGAATCGATAGAAAAACAAGGGAAGAAGGTGCCAAAGCAGGTTCT is a genomic window of Osmerus mordax isolate fOsmMor3 chromosome 26, fOsmMor3.pri, whole genome shotgun sequence containing:
- the xpr1a gene encoding xenotropic and polytropic retrovirus receptor 1a isoform X2, translating into MKFAEHLSAHITPEWRKQYIQYEAFKDMLYAAQDQAPSIEVTDEDTVKRYYAKFEEKFFQTCEKELLKINTFYSEKLAEAQRRFATLQNELQSSLDAQRESNAPQGLRKRKTVFHLSQEERCKHRNIKDLQLAFSEFYLSLILLQNYQNLNFTGFRKILKKHDKILETPRGADWRVGQVEVAPFYTCKKITQLISETEALVTAELEGGDRQKAMKRLRVPPLGAAQPALAWTTFRVGLYCGVFIVLAIAFILTGIVLISRENMWPLVRIYRGGFLLIEFLFLLGINTYGWRQAGVNHVLIFELNPRSNLSHQHLFEIAGFLGVLWSLSILSCLYSEFTYLPMQINPLIFYGFILLFLINPFKTGYYKSRFWLLKLLFRVFTAPFHRVEFADFWLADQLNSLVIVLMDLEYLVCFYVFELKWNERDGLLPVHKSEDTHMCHSYSYGLRAIIQCLPAWFRFVQCLRRYRDTKRAFPHLVNAGKYSTTFFVVTFAALYSTHREQGHSDSDMFLYLLIIFSAVSSLYTLIWDLRMDWGLFDRGAGENTFLREEIVYPHKAYYYCAIIEDVILRFAWTIQISLTTMTSIPSVGDIVATVLAPLEVFRRFVWNFFRLENEHLNNCGEFRAVRDISVAPLNADDQTLLEQMMDQEDGVRNRQGKKSWKRSYSLSLRRPLLSSQSKKDTKVLIEDTDDEAFS
- the xpr1a gene encoding xenotropic and polytropic retrovirus receptor 1a isoform X1, whose translation is MKFAEHLSAHITPEWRKQYIQYEAFKDMLYAAQDQAPSIEVTDEDTVKRYYAKFEEKFFQTCEKELLKINTFYSEKLAEAQRRFATLQNELQSSLDAQRESNAPQGLRKRKTVFHLSQEERCKHRNIKDLQLAFSEFYLSLILLQNYQNLNFTGFRKILKKHDKILETPRGADWRVGQVEVAPFYTCKKITQLISETEALVTAELEGGDRQKAMKRLRVPPLGAAQPALAWTTFRVGLYCGVFIVLAIAFILTGIVLISRENMWPLVRIYRGGFLLIEFLFLLGINTYGWRQAGVNHVLIFELNPRSNLSHQHLFEIAGFLGVLWSLSILSCLYSEFTYLPMQINPLIFYGFILLFLINPFKTGYYKSRFWLLKLLFRVFTAPFHRVEFADFWLADQLNSLVIVLMDLEYLVCFYVFELKWNERDGLLPVHKSDYMCHSYSYGLRAIIQCLPAWFRFVQCLRRYRDTKRAFPHLVNAGKYSTTFFVVTFAALYSTHREQGHSDSDMFLYLLIIFSAVSSLYTLIWDLRMDWGLFDRGAGENTFLREEIVYPHKAYYYCAIIEDVILRFAWTIQISLTTMTSIPSVGDIVATVLAPLEVFRRFVWNFFRLENEHLNNCGEFRAVRDISVAPLNADDQTLLEQMMDQEDGVRNRQGKKSWKRSYSLSLRRPLLSSQSKKDTKVLIEDTDDEAFS